One region of Emys orbicularis isolate rEmyOrb1 chromosome 4, rEmyOrb1.hap1, whole genome shotgun sequence genomic DNA includes:
- the LOC135878388 gene encoding DNA topoisomerase 1-like, translating to MMEEEIWKWWEEEPKYEDGIKWTSLRHNGPAFPPPYERLPDNIKFYYNEEAVTLNLEAEEVASLYAKMLDHALTKDETFCKNFFTDWKDTMSPEVKEVITALDQCDFREMAAYYKRKKTNEKVQQEFGYFFLDGHKQRIGNYNISPPSLFVGRNSPNRGKLKKKILPEDVTINCSEKEIPEPPPGHSWGQVQHNPAVIWLASWKESPPGKLKYMMPHASSKLMGEKDWKKYEVARSLKHHRDQIQEQCRKDWDSEDKSLRQRGVVLYLIDKFGFRVGNKTKEGMTANTFGCCSLRVKHVTLHEDQKGETKKVEFNFMGKSSVLYKKTVPVEEKVFRNLQQFKEEKGERGEAELFDQVNFQVLNMYLKGLKKGLTTKVFRTLNACITMEQQLKNLTDHHIKNKVSSFNEANRKVAELCNHQRTKMELHWFELQDQIEASRDELSLLKKKLERATQDSNTEELKKDVKRKEDELRKLDVKSRMEENKQLNLNSSKLYYIDPRIIVAWCIKWGVPVEEIYTEAQRDKFAWAIHMNNENFEF from the coding sequence ATGATGGAGGAGGAAATATGGAAATGGTGGGAGGAGGAACCGAAGTATGAAGATGGCATCAAATGGACGTCCCTGAGACACAATGGTCCAGCATTTCCTCCCCCCTACGAACGACTGCCCGACAATATCAAGTTTTATTACAATGAGGAGGCTGTGACACTCAATTTGGAAGCAGAAGAGGTTGCCAGCCTTTATGCCAAAATGCTGGACCATGCGCTGACCAAAGATGAGACCTTTTGCAAAAACTTCTTCACTGACTGGAAGGACACTATGTCACCGGAGGTGAAGGAGGTCATTACTGCTTTGGATCAATGTGATTTTAGAGAGATGGCTGCCTActacaaaagaaagaaaaccaaTGAAAAAGTACAACAGGAATTTGGCTATTTTTTCTTGGATGGCCACAAACAGAGAATTGGGAACTATAACATCAGCCCCCCTAGCTTGTTTGTTGGAAGGAACTCACCCAACCGGGGAAAGCTGAAGAAGAAGATCCTGCCAGAAGATGTCACCATCAACTGCAGCGAGAAAGAGATTCCTGAGCCCCCGCCAGGACACAGCTGGGGACAAGTTCAGCATAACCCTGCAGTTATTTGGCTGGCCTCTTGGAAAGAGAGCCCCCCGGGAAAACTCAAATACATGATGCCACATGCCAGCTCTAAACTGATGGGAGAAAAGGACTGGAAGAAGTATGAAGTTGCCCGAAGCCTGAAGCACCACAGAGACCAGATTCAGGAGCAGTGCCGCAAGGACTGGGATTCTGAGGACAAGTCGCTGCGGCAGCGGGGGGTTGTGCTTTACTTAATTGACAAGTTTGGATTCAGAGTAGGTAATAAAACTAAAGAAGGGATGACGGCCAATACTTTTGGGTGCTGCTCCCTCAGAGTGAAGCATGTGACACTACATGAAGACCAGAAAGGAGAAACAAAAAAGGTTGAGTTTAATTTCATGGGTAAAAGTTCCGTCCTATACAAAAAAACGGTGCCAGTGGAAGAGAAGGTGTTTAGGAATCTCCAGCAGTttaaggaggagaagggggagagaggtgaagcggAACTATTTGATCAAGTGAATTTCCAGGTGCTGAATATGTATCTTAAAGGTTTAAAGAAGGGCTTGACAACAAAGGTCTTTCGAACACTCAATGCCTGCATAACAATGGAACAGCAGCTGAAAAATCTCACTGATCATCACATCAAGAACAAGGTCTCGTCCTTCAACGAAGCCAACAGAAAAGTCGCAGAACTCTGCAACCACCAGCGGACAAAAATGGAACTGCATTGGTTTGAGCTACAAGATCAAATTGAGGCCAGCAGAGATGAACTTTCTCTGTTAAAGAAAAAGCTAGAGCGAGCCACGCAAGACAGCAACACAGAAGAGCTCAAGAAGGATGTGAAGAGAAAAGAAGACGAACTGAGGAAATTGGATGTGAAGAGCAGGATGGAGGAAAACAAGCAGCTAAACTTGAACAGCTCCAAACTGTACTATATAGACCCAAGGATCATTGTGGCATGGTGTATAAAATGGGGAGTTCCAGTGGAGGAAATCTACACCGAAGCCCAACGTGATAAATTTGCCTGGGCCATTCACATGAACAATGAGAACTTTGAATTCTAG